The Quercus robur chromosome 7, dhQueRobu3.1, whole genome shotgun sequence genome has a segment encoding these proteins:
- the LOC126691113 gene encoding cell division control protein 2 homolog C-like, which produces MEKYEKLEKVGEGTYGTVYKAKDKESGEVVALKKTRLEMDEEGVPPTALREVSLLQMLSQSLYVVRLLCVEHSLNKHGKPLLYLVFEYLETDLKKFIDSHRKCANPRPLPPSLVQSFLYQLCKGVAH; this is translated from the coding sequence atggaaaagtaCGAGAAACTGGAGAAGGTGGGAGAAGGAACGTACGGGACGGTGTACAAAGCTAAAGACAAGGAGAGCGGCGAAGTCGTCGCCCTCAAGAAAACCCGTCTCGAAATGGACGAAGAAGGCGTTCCCCCGACGGCGCTCCGCGAAGTCTCCTTGCTCCAAATGCTCTCCCAATCTCTCTACGTCGTCCGCCTCCTCTGCGTCGAACACTCCCTCAACAAACACGGCAAGCCTCTCCTCTACCTCGTCTTCGAGTACCTCGAAACCGATCTCAAGAAGTTCATCGATTCTCATCGCAAGTGCGCCAATCCTCGGCCTCTCCCTCCTTCCCTTGTTCAGAGTTTCCTATACCAGCTCTGCAAGGGCGTCGCTCACTGA